In Ictalurus punctatus breed USDA103 chromosome 3, Coco_2.0, whole genome shotgun sequence, the following are encoded in one genomic region:
- the ckba gene encoding creatine kinase, brain a, giving the protein MPFGNTHNQLKMKYSSEAEFPDLTKHNNHMAKVLTPDLYERLRSKQTPSGFTLDDVIQTGVDNPGHPFIMTVGCVAGDEETYEVFKELLDPVIKDRHGGYKPTDKHKTDLNPANLKGGDDLDPNYVLSSRVRTGRSIRGFCLPPHCSRGERRAVEKLSVEALGALSGDLKGKYYALKNMSEAEQQQLIDDHFLFDKPVSPLLLASGMARDWPDARGIWHNDKKTFLVWVNEEDHLRVISMQKGGNMKEVFTRFCTGLTKIEELFKSKGHAFMWNEHLGYVLTCPSNLGTGLRGGVHVKLPNMSKHNKFEEVLKRLRLQKRGTGGVDTAAVGGVFDISNADRLGFSEVELVQMVVDGVKLLVEMEKRLEKGQAIDDLIPVQK; this is encoded by the exons ATGCCTTTCGGAAACACTCACAACCAGCTGAAGATGAAGTACTCGTCTGAAGCAGAGTTTCCCGACCTGACCAAGCACAACAACCACATGGCCAAAGTGCTCACCCCTGATTTATACGAGCGCTTGCGCAGTAAACAGACACCGAGTGGCTTCACGCTGGATGATGTGATTCAGACTGGAGTCGATAACCCAG GCCACCCCTTCATTATGACTGTGGGCTGTGTGGCGGGAGATGAGGAGACCTATGAGGTGTTTAAGGAGCTGCTGGACCCTGTCATCAAGGACAGACATGGTGGATACAAACCCACTGATAAACACAAAACTGACCTGAACCCAGCCAACCTCAAG ggtGGGGATGATCTGGATCCCAACTACGTGCTGAGTTCTCGTGTGCGAACAGGCCGGAGCATTCGTGGATTTTGCCTGCCACCACACTGCAGTCGCGGCGAGAGGAGAGCTGTTGAAAAACTCTCTGTGGAAG CTTTAGGTGCCCTGAGTGGAGATCTGAAAGGGAAATACTATGCTCTGAAAAATATGTCAGAAGCAGAACAGCAGCAGCTGATTGATGACCACTTCCTCTTTGACAAGCCTGTGTCTCCCCTGCTGTTGGCCTCTGGAATGGCCCGTGATTGGCCTGATGCCAGGGGAATATG GcacaatgacaaaaaaacaTTCCTCGTGTGGGTGAATGAGGAGGATCACTTGCGTGTCATCTCCATGCAGAAAGGTGGAAACATGAAAGAAGTGTTTACTCGTTTCTGCACAGGCCTCACCAAG ATTGAGGAGCTGTTCAAGAGTAAGGGACATGCGTTCATGTGGAACGAGCACCTGGGCTATGTCCTCACCTGCCCGTCTAACCTGGGTACAGGGCTGCGTGGAGGTGTGCATGTCAAACTCCCAAATATGAGCAAGCACAACAAGTTTGAGGAGGTGCTCAAGAGATTACGCCTGCAGAAGCGTGGAACAG GTGGCGTGGACACTGCTGCAGTGGGTGGTGTGTTTGATATCTCTAATGCTGACCGGCTGGGCTTCTCTGAGGTGGAGCTCGTTCAGATGGTGGTAGATGGAGTCAAGCTGCTGGTGGAGATGGAGAAGCGATTGGAGAAAGGCCAGGCCATTGATGACCTCATACCTGTTCAAAAGTAA